One Synergistes jonesii DNA window includes the following coding sequences:
- the glyS gene encoding glycine--tRNA ligase subunit beta, with protein sequence MADLLFEIGTEEIPARFMPKALADLAAFAEEEFAAAHIPHGGVKAQCTPRRLVLTAVDLAERQEDAVETFKGPAKAAAFDAEGNPTKAAQGFARGKGVDVSELKIQEIGNVEYVVAEKRTAGEATMSLLPEILERLMRRLSFPKSMYWADKNVRFARPVRWIVALYGDKVVGVEFGGVKSGNLSRGHRFMGSCSVLIKDAASYASAMRENSVITDPEERKSMILAGIAEIEKELGAKVTVDPELLEENVHLNEYPIPFYGGFDREFLEIPEEVLILSMAKNQRYFPVHDAKGRLMANFIGVSNNCAKDMNVVREGNERVLRARLYDAAFFWKEDQQKSLDERAEELKNVTYQEQLGSVYDKVQRIKKITLKLADDLGSDVDRAVLSRACDLAKADLVTNMVYEFSDVQGVMGREYARKAGEPEEVALALYEQYLPRFAGDELPSRISGALLGIGERLDTLAAIYKIGLEPTSSQDPYGLRRAARTINELLWGLSLDVDMDEALEMAASQLELAPERLEKLKAFVAQRQQVQLREKGESHEAVALAMQTVPNRPLQMFRLSEVLTKASGEEWFAELVTAAVRVKNLLSKAEEEPGAVDASKLSADAEKELYGELGKLTAAAKSAIAGCDWEKLAATMAELAPVIAQFFNDVLVMDKDPQIRANRLALLGECQNFFMHIGDFSILK encoded by the coding sequence ATGGCAGACCTTCTCTTTGAAATAGGAACGGAAGAGATACCGGCGCGCTTTATGCCGAAGGCTTTGGCCGACCTTGCCGCGTTCGCGGAGGAGGAGTTCGCCGCAGCCCACATCCCGCATGGAGGGGTAAAGGCGCAGTGCACGCCGCGCCGCCTAGTGCTGACGGCCGTCGACCTGGCCGAAAGGCAGGAGGACGCCGTGGAGACCTTCAAGGGCCCGGCGAAAGCCGCCGCCTTCGACGCGGAAGGCAACCCCACGAAAGCCGCGCAGGGCTTTGCGCGCGGCAAGGGCGTCGACGTATCCGAGCTGAAGATACAGGAGATAGGAAACGTAGAATATGTCGTCGCGGAGAAGCGCACCGCCGGCGAAGCGACGATGTCGCTGCTTCCGGAGATACTCGAAAGGCTCATGCGCCGCCTCTCCTTCCCAAAGAGCATGTACTGGGCCGATAAAAACGTCCGCTTCGCGCGCCCCGTGCGCTGGATAGTCGCGCTTTACGGAGACAAAGTCGTCGGCGTCGAATTCGGCGGCGTAAAGAGCGGAAACCTCTCCCGCGGGCACAGGTTCATGGGAAGCTGTTCCGTACTCATAAAAGACGCCGCTTCTTACGCCTCGGCGATGCGCGAAAACTCCGTCATCACGGATCCCGAAGAGCGCAAGTCGATGATACTCGCCGGAATCGCCGAAATAGAAAAGGAGCTCGGCGCGAAGGTCACGGTAGATCCCGAACTGCTCGAAGAGAACGTTCACTTGAACGAATATCCCATCCCCTTCTACGGCGGCTTCGACAGGGAATTCCTCGAAATACCGGAGGAAGTCCTTATCCTTTCGATGGCGAAGAACCAGCGCTACTTCCCCGTTCACGACGCGAAGGGGCGTCTGATGGCGAACTTCATCGGCGTCAGCAACAACTGCGCGAAAGATATGAACGTCGTGCGCGAAGGCAACGAAAGAGTTCTGCGCGCGCGCCTCTACGACGCGGCCTTCTTCTGGAAGGAAGACCAGCAGAAGTCGCTGGACGAGCGCGCCGAAGAGCTTAAAAACGTTACCTATCAGGAGCAGCTCGGCTCCGTTTACGATAAGGTGCAGCGCATAAAGAAGATAACGCTGAAGCTCGCCGACGACCTCGGCAGCGACGTCGACCGCGCGGTGCTCTCGCGCGCCTGCGACCTTGCGAAGGCCGACCTCGTCACGAACATGGTCTACGAATTCTCAGACGTTCAGGGCGTGATGGGGCGCGAATACGCGCGCAAGGCCGGCGAGCCCGAAGAAGTAGCCCTCGCCCTCTACGAGCAGTATCTGCCGAGATTCGCCGGCGACGAGCTACCTTCGCGTATATCGGGAGCTCTGCTCGGCATAGGCGAGCGCCTCGACACGCTCGCCGCGATATACAAGATAGGGCTCGAACCGACCTCGTCCCAGGACCCCTACGGGCTTCGCCGCGCGGCGAGGACGATCAACGAGCTCCTCTGGGGGCTCTCTTTGGACGTGGATATGGACGAAGCTTTGGAGATGGCCGCGTCGCAGCTTGAGCTCGCGCCGGAGCGCCTGGAGAAATTAAAGGCCTTCGTCGCGCAGCGCCAGCAGGTCCAGCTCCGCGAAAAGGGAGAGAGCCACGAGGCCGTCGCGCTCGCGATGCAGACCGTGCCGAATAGGCCGCTTCAGATGTTCCGCCTCTCCGAGGTGCTTACTAAGGCCAGCGGCGAAGAGTGGTTCGCCGAACTCGTCACTGCCGCGGTGCGCGTGAAGAATCTCCTTTCGAAAGCCGAAGAGGAGCCCGGCGCTGTAGACGCCTCGAAGCTCTCGGCGGACGCCGAGAAAGAATTATATGGGGAGCTCGGCAAACTGACCGCCGCAGCGAAGAGCGCCATTGCCGGCTGCGACTGGGAGAAGCTCGCCGCGACGATGGCGGAGCTGGCCCCCGTCATAGCGCAATTCTTCAACGACGTCCTCGTCATGGACAAGGACCCGCAGATCCGCGCGAACCGCCTGGCCCTGCTCGGGGAATGTCAGAATTTCTTCATGCATATAGGAGACTTCAGCATACTTAAATAG
- the glyQ gene encoding glycine--tRNA ligase subunit alpha: protein MNFQELIMRLEHFWASQGCVIQQPYDIEVGAGTMNPATTLRVLGPEPWRVAYVEPSRRPTDGRYGENPNRLQHYYQYQVIIQPAPEDIQELYIESLKVLGIDPAEHDIRFVEDDWENPTTGAWGLGWEVWLDGMEITQFTYFQQMGSMDMDVVPSELTYGLERIAMFVQKVDNVYDLEWVGDVKYGDVHHKGEVEHSTYNFEIADTEMLFSLFNKYEAESKRVLEAGLVLPAYDYVLKCSHSFNLLDARNAISVTERTGYIGRVRTLAAACCQAYVKQREEMGHPLMGKFDEYEKGGAK from the coding sequence GTGAACTTTCAGGAATTAATAATGCGTCTTGAACATTTCTGGGCTTCCCAGGGCTGCGTGATTCAGCAGCCCTATGACATAGAGGTCGGCGCCGGTACGATGAACCCGGCGACCACCCTGCGCGTCCTCGGCCCCGAGCCGTGGCGCGTGGCCTACGTAGAGCCGTCAAGAAGGCCGACGGACGGGAGATACGGGGAGAACCCGAACAGGCTTCAGCACTACTACCAGTATCAGGTCATCATACAGCCGGCTCCGGAGGACATTCAGGAATTGTACATAGAAAGCCTGAAGGTGCTCGGGATAGACCCAGCGGAGCACGATATCCGCTTCGTCGAGGACGACTGGGAAAACCCTACGACGGGTGCCTGGGGGCTCGGCTGGGAGGTCTGGCTCGACGGCATGGAGATCACGCAGTTCACGTATTTCCAGCAGATGGGCTCGATGGACATGGATGTCGTTCCTTCAGAGCTTACCTACGGACTTGAGAGAATCGCGATGTTCGTGCAGAAGGTCGACAACGTCTACGACCTCGAATGGGTCGGAGACGTCAAATACGGTGACGTCCACCACAAGGGCGAGGTAGAGCATTCGACCTACAACTTTGAGATCGCCGACACGGAGATGCTCTTCAGCCTCTTCAACAAATACGAGGCGGAGTCGAAGCGCGTGCTCGAAGCCGGGCTCGTGCTGCCGGCCTACGATTACGTTTTGAAGTGCTCGCACTCCTTCAACCTGCTCGACGCGAGAAACGCGATAAGCGTCACGGAGAGGACCGGCTATATAGGCAGAGTCAGGACCCTGGCGGCGGCGTGCTGCCAGGCCTACGTGAAGCAGCGCGAAGAAATGGGGCATCCGCTCATGGGAAAATTCGACGAATACGAAAAGGGGGGCGCGAAATAA
- the recO gene encoding DNA repair protein RecO, with amino-acid sequence MIPAHLPQGYYTKTGTVLLRKDSAKEGQSILIFMRELGPRWAGAPRANAKNRFGGATEPLTWARYSLYQSPTKLYLQDAEVREDFLTLRESGGTLLCAMRLYKLTAREAPTGCENDALLRALWSALVQLREKCPPAAVEFRYTWKFLNLMGLAPSYDICASCGTRLSGRGVMTKEGVFCASCAKNGGLSMDAAELAELRAAALLPHEKFLLWSKEPRKNENFLKNIKLLSPYFANMR; translated from the coding sequence TTGATCCCCGCGCATCTGCCTCAGGGTTATTACACAAAGACGGGGACTGTCCTTCTGCGCAAAGATTCGGCGAAAGAGGGGCAGTCCATTTTGATATTCATGCGGGAGCTCGGGCCGCGCTGGGCGGGGGCGCCGCGCGCGAACGCGAAGAACCGCTTCGGCGGCGCCACCGAGCCGCTGACGTGGGCGCGCTACTCCCTATATCAGAGCCCGACAAAACTATATCTTCAGGACGCCGAGGTCAGGGAGGATTTTTTGACGCTGCGCGAAAGCGGCGGTACGCTGCTATGCGCGATGCGGCTCTATAAGCTGACCGCGAGGGAGGCTCCGACCGGCTGCGAGAACGACGCGCTCCTGCGCGCTTTGTGGAGCGCGCTCGTGCAGCTGCGCGAAAAATGCCCCCCGGCGGCCGTCGAGTTCCGCTACACTTGGAAGTTTTTGAATCTGATGGGGCTCGCGCCCTCTTACGATATATGCGCCTCCTGCGGGACGCGCCTCTCAGGCCGCGGAGTCATGACGAAGGAGGGGGTCTTCTGCGCCTCTTGCGCGAAAAACGGCGGGCTGAGTATGGACGCCGCCGAGCTTGCGGAACTTCGCGCGGCCGCGCTGCTGCCGCACGAGAAATTTCTTCTCTGGTCGAAGGAGCCTCGCAAAAACGAGAATTTTCTCAAGAATATCAAATTACTTTCGCCATATTTCGCCAATATGAGATAA
- the era gene encoding GTPase Era yields the protein MGAESDFRCGFAALLGRPNVGKSSIINALLKEKVAAVSPKPQTTRNAVRCIYTTASEQIVFVDTPGIHAPKHALGGFMLKEAEEALLSVDVVCYVVEAQDRAVGEKDGIILKMLASLSRPVVLAVNKIDKLARAEDYKKAVALYEKFIKPAAVAPLSANKGRGLEELAAAISALLPRQPAIYPEDMLMDSTERFLASEVIREKILRHTDEEVPHSVAVLIDEFKSPDEHPGEKLCTIRATVIVERPGQKGIIIGKNGTMLKQIGSEARRELEERLGYKLFLQLWVKVKPGWRKSPEELRRLGYRS from the coding sequence ATGGGCGCGGAAAGTGATTTCCGCTGCGGCTTCGCGGCGCTGCTCGGACGTCCGAATGTCGGCAAATCGTCGATAATAAACGCGCTGCTCAAGGAAAAAGTCGCGGCCGTTTCGCCGAAGCCTCAGACGACGCGCAACGCGGTGCGCTGCATCTACACAACGGCGTCCGAGCAGATCGTCTTCGTAGACACGCCAGGCATCCACGCGCCGAAGCACGCGCTCGGCGGCTTCATGTTGAAAGAGGCCGAAGAGGCTCTTTTGTCCGTCGACGTCGTCTGCTACGTCGTCGAAGCGCAGGACAGGGCCGTCGGCGAGAAGGACGGGATCATTTTAAAGATGCTTGCGTCGCTTTCCCGCCCCGTCGTTCTGGCGGTCAACAAAATCGACAAGCTCGCGAGGGCGGAAGATTATAAAAAGGCGGTCGCCCTTTACGAAAAATTCATAAAGCCCGCCGCCGTCGCGCCGCTCTCTGCGAACAAAGGCAGGGGGCTCGAAGAGCTCGCCGCCGCGATAAGCGCGCTGCTGCCGCGGCAGCCGGCGATATATCCGGAAGATATGCTGATGGATTCGACCGAGCGCTTCCTGGCCTCCGAGGTCATACGCGAAAAGATCCTCCGTCACACCGACGAGGAAGTCCCGCACAGCGTCGCGGTGCTGATCGACGAATTCAAAAGCCCGGATGAGCATCCCGGGGAAAAGCTCTGTACGATTCGCGCGACGGTGATAGTAGAGCGTCCCGGGCAGAAGGGAATCATCATCGGAAAGAACGGGACGATGCTGAAGCAGATAGGCAGTGAGGCGCGCAGGGAGCTCGAGGAGCGCCTCGGCTATAAGCTCTTCCTTCAGCTCTGGGTCAAGGTAAAACCTGGCTGGCGCAAGTCTCCCGAAGAGCTGCGCCGCCTCGGGTACCGCAGTTGA
- a CDS encoding cytidine deaminase gives MAPKAAVGAADAKKLLEKAAEARKMAYAPYSKFRVGAALLFENGETVCGCNVENASYSLSICAERSAMAAAVIKGLTKPVALAVAGEDGMFCPPCGACRQFLAEFNPHMSVILEDGGEPKIYPLKELLPFSFSLDDARGGAHDGRGK, from the coding sequence ATGGCGCCTAAAGCCGCGGTCGGCGCGGCCGACGCGAAAAAACTCCTCGAAAAGGCCGCCGAGGCAAGGAAAATGGCCTACGCGCCCTATTCAAAATTTCGCGTGGGAGCCGCTCTTCTCTTCGAAAACGGAGAGACCGTCTGCGGCTGCAACGTCGAGAACGCAAGCTACAGCCTTTCTATCTGCGCCGAGCGCAGCGCTATGGCCGCGGCGGTCATAAAGGGGCTGACGAAGCCCGTAGCGCTCGCCGTCGCGGGGGAGGACGGGATGTTCTGTCCGCCGTGCGGCGCGTGCCGGCAGTTCTTAGCCGAGTTCAATCCGCATATGTCCGTGATACTCGAGGATGGCGGCGAGCCGAAAATTTACCCGCTGAAAGAGCTGCTGCCATTTTCCTTTTCGCTTGACGACGCGCGCGGAGGGGCGCATGATGGGCGCGGAAAGTGA
- the ybeY gene encoding rRNA maturation RNase YbeY has protein sequence MKAVIRCGLSCEACALSEEKLQRLEKIFSEYLEGKKLLPEAVVECEISLVLANADKMAEMNAEYRKTSGPTDVLSFPMWEDGRGGFAPPEGWASLPLGDIIVCPEIVAKNAEENEKSAESETALVICHGFLHLLGFDHADDGEREAMWRAQDSLVARFLEEEVRENGA, from the coding sequence ATGAAGGCGGTCATAAGATGCGGGCTTTCCTGTGAGGCTTGCGCGTTGTCAGAAGAGAAGCTTCAAAGGCTTGAAAAAATATTTTCCGAATATCTCGAAGGAAAAAAGCTTCTGCCCGAAGCCGTTGTGGAGTGCGAAATTTCGCTCGTCCTCGCGAACGCCGATAAGATGGCGGAGATGAACGCGGAATACCGCAAGACGTCGGGACCTACCGACGTGCTCTCCTTTCCGATGTGGGAGGATGGGCGGGGGGGGTTCGCGCCTCCCGAGGGCTGGGCTTCGCTTCCGCTCGGCGATATAATCGTCTGTCCGGAGATAGTTGCGAAGAACGCGGAGGAAAACGAAAAAAGTGCGGAGAGCGAGACGGCGCTCGTCATCTGCCACGGCTTCCTGCACCTTCTCGGCTTCGACCACGCTGACGACGGGGAGCGCGAGGCGATGTGGAGGGCGCAGGACTCTCTCGTCGCGCGCTTTCTGGAGGAAGAGGTGCGCGAGAATGGCGCCTAA
- a CDS encoding HD family phosphohydrolase: MKTMTGEERKNKLKDDIKVFVAKLAFLREKRQLIIFCAILLVVAALLVSINWYLFDRLENYQIGMPSKRVYLALTSARYEDRAATLELRQRAASRIIDVMVQDEKIASEVSRRLELLKDGSYQQLFNEPLLRIFGKQSEESRKAIVGSAVEIGRKVQNQSTDREQQTALIWKYLKESALTQSERNIAFQMLDVVLNPSLQSDGEMVQKLREDVASQIPSVIKEIHTGSVLVQKGQVVTPSLAKLLASQGYPDAAFPWKHLIFILGVIAVWSFWPVWIAGGLREKLSLREWVYIAVVISVVWTLEVVFARFGGYSMAVLGLTGWLCLTLPVSLSFHVIFGGGVVSVIIAYGTNPGIVCLGCILAAVSASVGRVLFIDPPNHRITIWRNLFFLGLCLGAASIGIHWGLGLYFNYNLILATILFSAVWGTIVIALLPLWENIFDILSPLRLLELSHPSQPLIKRLQMEAPGTYNHVLMVATLAEAAADRLHMNDLLVRAGAYYHDIGKLKNPQYFVENQRPGKNIHDRLPPTLSGSLLISHVREGLEIAQQTNLPKALRCFISEHHGTTLQRYFYEKAKALGENVTEEQFRYPGPRPQSRETALVMLADSVEAAVKGRNKPFADGKELSDFIIQVIRSKVEAQQLNDVDFTMREMSLVAEAFMEVLRSTYHSREVKNIEEIIKEAKLKRGEQVDDVTARDMGAALLQSGDGEEEKEKKEEDK, encoded by the coding sequence ATGAAGACTATGACAGGCGAAGAGCGGAAAAACAAGCTGAAAGATGACATAAAGGTTTTTGTCGCGAAGCTCGCCTTTCTGCGCGAAAAGAGGCAGCTTATAATTTTCTGCGCCATCCTGCTCGTCGTGGCCGCGCTGCTCGTCAGTATCAACTGGTATTTGTTCGACAGGCTGGAAAATTATCAGATAGGCATGCCTTCGAAGCGCGTCTATCTGGCCTTGACATCCGCGCGCTACGAGGACCGCGCAGCGACTCTTGAGCTACGGCAGCGCGCCGCGTCGCGAATCATCGACGTGATGGTGCAGGATGAAAAAATAGCGTCGGAGGTCTCGCGCCGTCTCGAACTCCTTAAGGACGGCTCCTACCAGCAGCTCTTCAACGAGCCGCTGCTGCGCATATTCGGCAAGCAGAGCGAGGAGTCGCGGAAGGCCATAGTCGGCAGCGCGGTGGAAATCGGGCGCAAGGTCCAAAATCAGTCCACGGACAGAGAACAGCAGACCGCCCTTATCTGGAAATATCTCAAAGAATCCGCGCTCACTCAGTCGGAGCGCAATATCGCGTTCCAAATGCTCGACGTCGTCCTCAACCCGTCGCTGCAGTCCGACGGCGAAATGGTGCAGAAGCTGCGCGAGGACGTCGCTTCTCAGATACCTTCGGTCATAAAGGAGATACACACCGGCTCCGTACTCGTTCAGAAAGGGCAGGTCGTCACTCCGTCGCTCGCTAAGCTGCTCGCGTCGCAGGGCTACCCCGACGCGGCCTTCCCGTGGAAACATCTCATCTTCATCCTCGGCGTCATCGCCGTATGGAGCTTTTGGCCCGTATGGATCGCGGGAGGGCTGCGCGAGAAGCTCTCTCTGCGCGAATGGGTCTACATCGCGGTCGTCATCTCGGTAGTATGGACGCTTGAGGTCGTCTTCGCGCGCTTCGGCGGCTACTCGATGGCCGTGCTCGGCCTGACGGGTTGGCTCTGTCTCACCCTGCCCGTTTCGCTCTCCTTCCACGTCATCTTCGGCGGAGGAGTCGTCAGCGTAATCATCGCCTACGGGACGAACCCGGGAATCGTATGTCTCGGCTGCATCCTTGCGGCCGTTTCGGCGAGCGTGGGAAGGGTCCTCTTCATCGACCCGCCGAACCATCGAATCACGATATGGCGCAACCTCTTCTTTCTCGGCCTCTGCCTCGGCGCCGCTTCGATAGGCATACACTGGGGGCTCGGCCTCTATTTCAATTACAACCTCATCCTTGCGACGATACTCTTCAGCGCGGTCTGGGGGACCATCGTCATCGCGCTGCTGCCGCTCTGGGAAAATATCTTCGATATACTTTCGCCGCTGCGTCTGCTCGAGCTCAGCCACCCGTCGCAGCCGCTCATCAAGCGCCTGCAGATGGAGGCGCCGGGAACTTATAATCACGTGCTGATGGTCGCGACGCTCGCCGAAGCGGCGGCGGACAGGCTGCACATGAACGATCTGCTAGTGCGCGCCGGGGCCTATTACCACGACATAGGCAAGCTGAAGAACCCGCAGTACTTCGTCGAGAATCAGCGCCCTGGCAAAAACATCCACGACAGGCTGCCGCCGACGCTTTCCGGCAGCCTGCTCATATCACACGTCCGAGAGGGGCTGGAGATAGCGCAGCAGACGAACCTGCCGAAGGCGCTGCGGTGCTTCATCAGCGAGCATCACGGCACGACGCTGCAGAGATATTTCTATGAGAAGGCGAAGGCCCTCGGCGAAAACGTGACGGAAGAGCAGTTCCGCTATCCAGGGCCGCGCCCTCAGTCGCGCGAGACGGCCCTCGTGATGCTCGCGGACTCCGTCGAAGCCGCCGTCAAAGGGCGCAACAAGCCCTTCGCGGACGGCAAGGAGCTTTCTGATTTCATCATTCAGGTGATACGCAGCAAGGTCGAAGCTCAGCAGCTCAACGACGTCGATTTTACCATGAGGGAGATGTCCTTGGTAGCCGAAGCGTTCATGGAGGTGCTTCGTTCGACCTACCATTCGCGCGAGGTGAAAAACATCGAGGAGATAATAAAGGAAGCGAAGCTGAAGCGCGGCGAACAGGTCGACGACGTTACGGCGCGGGACATGGGAGCAGCGCTGCTTCAGAGCGGCGACGGCGAAGAGGAAAAAGAAAAAAAGGAAGAGGACAAATGA
- a CDS encoding PhoH family protein, with protein sequence MKEGRESAENLLSLTDASVVKLLAEHEEILRLVEQSFPVKVYARGSSLSIKGGDEGLVAKIENLLMQFAELSLSGHKLNSAEVRYGLHSIRSGGSVDLRSLYNDVVCVSNRGKAIRPYTSGQKEYIRAIRDNDITFGIGPAGTGKTYLAAALAVASLKSAKISRIILVRPVVEAGERLGYLPGDMNEKVAPYLRPLYDAFYDLLPAERFDRYFEKGVIELAPLAYMRGRTLNDSFIILDEAQNTTPEQMKMFLTRLGFGSKAVVTGDITQVDLPGTKESGLKVVQDILKDIPGVEFIRLGDDDVVRHEIVQRIVRAYEDYDRRRAEKQAER encoded by the coding sequence ATGAAAGAAGGAAGAGAATCGGCGGAAAATCTCTTATCGCTGACCGACGCTTCCGTCGTGAAGTTGCTCGCCGAGCACGAGGAGATCCTCCGCCTTGTGGAACAGAGCTTCCCCGTCAAGGTCTACGCGCGGGGCAGCTCTCTCTCCATAAAGGGCGGCGACGAAGGACTCGTCGCGAAAATAGAGAATCTTCTCATGCAGTTCGCCGAGCTGTCGCTTTCCGGACATAAGCTGAACAGCGCCGAGGTGCGCTACGGGCTCCACAGCATCCGCAGCGGTGGGAGCGTCGACCTGCGCTCGCTCTACAACGACGTCGTCTGCGTCAGCAACAGGGGCAAGGCGATACGCCCCTATACGAGCGGGCAGAAGGAATATATCAGAGCGATACGCGACAACGACATAACTTTTGGGATCGGCCCGGCGGGGACCGGCAAGACGTATCTCGCGGCCGCGCTGGCCGTCGCGTCGCTCAAGTCGGCTAAAATAAGCAGAATCATACTCGTGCGCCCCGTCGTCGAGGCGGGCGAGCGCCTCGGCTATCTTCCGGGCGATATGAACGAGAAGGTGGCGCCTTACCTCCGCCCTCTTTACGACGCGTTCTACGATCTGCTCCCGGCGGAGCGCTTCGACCGCTACTTTGAGAAGGGCGTGATAGAGCTCGCGCCTCTCGCCTATATGCGCGGGCGTACGCTCAACGACAGCTTCATCATCCTAGACGAAGCGCAGAACACCACGCCGGAGCAGATGAAGATGTTCCTGACGCGCCTGGGCTTCGGCTCAAAGGCCGTCGTTACGGGCGATATAACGCAGGTTGATCTGCCCGGGACGAAGGAATCGGGACTAAAGGTCGTGCAGGATATTTTGAAGGATATCCCGGGCGTCGAGTTCATAAGGCTCGGCGACGACGACGTCGTACGGCACGAGATAGTTCAGAGGATCGTGAGGGCTTATGAAGACTATGACAGGCGAAGAGCGGAAAAACAAGCTGAAAGATGA
- a CDS encoding NifU family protein, whose translation MTTEEKIKDVLKSQVSPALASHGGFCTFVKFDEPTATAYVAMEGACGSCPFALETLRMMVEETVVSAIPEVKAVERA comes from the coding sequence ATGACAACAGAAGAGAAGATCAAAGACGTACTTAAGAGCCAGGTCTCGCCGGCGCTCGCGTCGCACGGCGGCTTCTGCACTTTCGTAAAGTTCGACGAACCTACCGCGACGGCCTACGTTGCGATGGAAGGCGCATGCGGCAGCTGCCCCTTCGCGCTGGAAACGCTTCGCATGATGGTCGAAGAAACGGTAGTTTCGGCCATCCCCGAAGTCAAAGCCGTAGAAAGGGCGTAG
- the mazG gene encoding nucleoside triphosphate pyrophosphohydrolase: protein MDKEKETAEKFLKLVAIMKRLREPGGCPWDREQDCMSLRRYIVEEAYELIEAIEAGNVPNMCEECGDLMLQVIFVSRVAEERGDFTIRDVMERLADKLIRRHPHVFGETSVKNSEDVLKNWERIKSAERRGKEEDSSYMAGIPRGMPALLRAYRIQERAAKPGFDWPKGETSAVLAKLEEELAELKEAISGGDKVEIAEELGDLFFAAVNLSRHLGVDPEIDLHAACEKFDRRFRGVEKSVEQSGRPWNDFTLAELDEFWNKAKTNK from the coding sequence ATGGATAAGGAAAAGGAAACCGCGGAAAAATTTCTTAAGCTCGTCGCGATAATGAAGCGCCTGCGCGAGCCCGGCGGCTGTCCGTGGGACCGCGAGCAGGACTGCATGTCGCTGCGGCGCTACATAGTCGAAGAAGCCTACGAGCTGATAGAGGCCATCGAGGCCGGAAACGTCCCCAATATGTGCGAGGAGTGCGGTGACCTGATGCTTCAGGTGATTTTCGTCTCCCGCGTGGCGGAGGAGCGCGGGGATTTCACGATACGCGACGTAATGGAGCGCCTCGCCGACAAGCTCATAAGGCGCCATCCCCACGTATTCGGCGAAACGAGCGTAAAAAATTCAGAAGACGTCCTGAAAAACTGGGAGCGGATAAAATCTGCTGAACGCAGGGGCAAGGAGGAGGATTCCTCTTATATGGCGGGGATACCGCGCGGGATGCCCGCGCTGCTGCGCGCCTACCGCATACAGGAGCGCGCCGCGAAGCCCGGCTTCGACTGGCCTAAGGGAGAGACGTCCGCCGTGCTTGCGAAGTTGGAGGAGGAGCTTGCCGAACTGAAGGAAGCGATTTCCGGCGGAGATAAAGTGGAGATCGCCGAAGAGCTCGGAGATCTGTTCTTCGCGGCGGTGAATCTTTCGCGGCATCTCGGCGTCGACCCTGAGATAGACCTGCACGCCGCGTGCGAAAAATTTGACAGGCGCTTCCGCGGCGTGGAAAAATCGGTAGAGCAATCGGGGCGCCCGTGGAATGATTTCACACTGGCCGAGCTCGACGAATTCTGGAATAAAGCAAAAACAAACAAATAA